The following proteins come from a genomic window of Blastococcus sp. HT6-30:
- a CDS encoding aldo/keto reductase: protein MRTRELAGLSVSAQGLGCMGMSEFYGERDEAEAVRTIHRALDLGVTFLDTADMYGPFTNELLVGRAVAGRRDEVVLATKFGNERAEDGSRLGINGRPEYVHRACDASLRRLGVEVIDLYYQHRVDTSVPIEDTWGALSELVRAGKIRHAGISEAAPETIRRAHAVQPVTAVQTEYSLWARDPERDGVLATCAELGIGFVAYSPLGRGFLSGRISSTDELAPDDFRRTDPRFRGEALAHNMRLVDRVAELARERDVTAGQLALAWVMARSGRDGAPAVVPIPGTKRVRYLEENVAAADLELTDEDLRRLDEVAPPGATAGDRYADMSTVHR, encoded by the coding sequence ATGCGAACGCGAGAGCTGGCCGGCCTGTCCGTCTCCGCCCAGGGGCTGGGCTGCATGGGGATGAGCGAGTTCTACGGGGAGCGCGACGAGGCGGAAGCGGTCCGCACCATCCACCGGGCGCTGGACCTGGGGGTGACCTTCCTCGACACGGCCGACATGTACGGCCCGTTCACCAACGAGCTGCTGGTCGGTCGCGCGGTCGCCGGCCGGCGGGACGAGGTGGTGCTGGCGACCAAGTTCGGCAACGAGCGCGCCGAGGACGGCTCCCGCCTGGGCATCAACGGCCGGCCGGAGTACGTCCACCGCGCCTGCGACGCCTCGCTGCGTCGCCTCGGCGTGGAGGTCATCGACCTCTACTACCAGCACCGGGTGGACACCTCGGTGCCGATCGAGGACACCTGGGGTGCGCTGTCGGAGCTGGTGCGGGCGGGCAAGATCCGCCACGCGGGCATCTCCGAGGCCGCACCGGAGACCATCCGGCGGGCGCACGCGGTCCAGCCGGTCACGGCCGTGCAGACCGAGTACTCGCTGTGGGCCCGGGACCCGGAGCGGGACGGCGTGCTCGCGACGTGCGCCGAGCTCGGCATCGGATTCGTCGCGTACTCGCCGCTCGGCCGGGGCTTCCTCTCCGGCCGGATAAGCAGCACCGACGAGCTCGCACCCGACGACTTCCGCCGGACCGACCCGCGCTTCCGCGGCGAGGCGTTGGCGCACAACATGCGGCTGGTGGACCGGGTCGCCGAGCTGGCGCGCGAGCGCGACGTGACGGCGGGGCAGCTCGCGCTCGCCTGGGTCATGGCCCGCAGCGGCCGGGACGGTGCACCGGCCGTCGTCCCCATCCCCGGCACCAAGCGGGTGCGCTACCTGGAGGAGAACGTCGCGGCCGCCGACCTGGAGCTGACCGACGAGGACCTGCGCCGCCTGGACGAGGTGGCGCCTCCCGGCGCCACCGCCGGGGACCGCTACGCGGACATGTCGACCGTGCACCGCTGA
- a CDS encoding iron chelate uptake ABC transporter family permease subunit: MTRPLAGPAVPTAQERATRRRRTLVVLAVLAVGATAAFLTVGVTGSWDYALMMRSRRVAAMAVVAVAVAVSTVLFQTVTNNRILTPEIMGFDRLFVLIQTAGVFFLGAGAVTATDPRLRFAVEVVALVGFGALLYKTLFGRTERDVYVLVLLGVVLGAMFSSLTLLVSRLIDPNEFLTLQDLLFASFNTVDQQLLALSAVVVGAVVLGVYRLLPRLDVVALGRDTALGLGVEHRRVVNLALLAVAVLVAVATALVGPVTFLGLLVANLARQLLGTHRHAWVLPGAALLAVLALVGGQLVLEQVFGFNSALSIVINFVGGIVFIALLVREPRQ; encoded by the coding sequence GTGACCCGCCCGCTCGCCGGCCCCGCCGTCCCGACCGCCCAGGAGCGGGCCACCCGCCGGCGGCGGACCCTGGTCGTCCTCGCGGTGCTGGCGGTGGGCGCCACCGCCGCCTTCCTCACCGTCGGCGTGACCGGCTCGTGGGACTACGCGCTGATGATGCGCAGCCGCCGGGTCGCGGCCATGGCCGTCGTCGCGGTGGCCGTCGCGGTCTCCACGGTGCTGTTCCAGACGGTGACCAACAACCGGATCCTGACCCCCGAGATCATGGGGTTCGACCGGTTGTTCGTCCTCATCCAGACCGCGGGCGTCTTCTTCCTCGGGGCCGGCGCGGTGACCGCGACCGACCCCCGGCTGCGCTTCGCGGTCGAGGTCGTCGCGCTCGTCGGTTTCGGCGCGCTGCTCTACAAGACGCTCTTCGGGCGCACCGAGCGGGACGTCTACGTGCTGGTCCTGCTCGGGGTGGTGCTGGGCGCGATGTTCAGCAGCCTCACGCTGCTGGTCTCCCGGCTCATCGACCCGAACGAGTTCCTCACCCTGCAGGACCTGCTGTTCGCCAGCTTCAACACCGTGGACCAGCAGCTGCTCGCGCTGTCCGCGGTCGTCGTCGGAGCGGTGGTCCTGGGGGTGTACCGCCTGCTCCCCCGCCTCGACGTCGTGGCGCTGGGCCGGGACACCGCGCTGGGCCTGGGCGTCGAGCACCGGCGGGTGGTGAACCTGGCGCTGCTGGCCGTTGCGGTGCTCGTCGCCGTCGCCACCGCACTCGTCGGCCCGGTCACCTTCCTGGGGCTGCTCGTGGCCAACCTCGCTCGCCAGCTGCTGGGCACGCACCGGCACGCCTGGGTGCTCCCCGGCGCCGCGCTGCTGGCGGTCCTCGCCCTGGTGGGTGGCCAGCTGGTGCTCGAGCAGGTGTTCGGCTTCAACTCCGCGTTGAGCATTGTCATCAACTTCGTGGGCGGGATCGTGTTCATCGCCCTCCTCGTCCGGGAGCCCCGCCAGTGA
- a CDS encoding N-acetylglutaminylglutamine amidotransferase has protein sequence MCGLCGEITFDGTTADTTAVARMVEALVPRGPDGQGSWSNGRVAFGHRRLSVIDLSTCGSQPMVDNELGLTAVFNGCIYDYQELRAELEGHGYRFFSHSDTEVILKGYHHWGTDVVSHLHGMFAFVIAERDTGRVVMARDRLGIKPLYLSETPGKRLRFASTLPALLRAGDVDTSVDSVALHHYLTWHAVVPAPRTILNGVRKLPPATVRVIEADGTSTEHRYWEARYERRAEHATWSARDWEDAIEEALRVAVRRRLVADIPVGVLLSGGLDSSLIVGLLAQEGQTGLATYSIGFESVGGREGDEFQYSDVIAERFATDHHRIRVGSDELAGSLGHAIGAMAEPMVSHDVVAFDLLSERVSQSIRVVQSGQGADEVFAGYHWYPPLAGVGREEAVQTYARAFFDRDHAQMRQVVSGRYALDEDPSLSFVRAHMSAAGAETAVDAALRLDSEVMLVDDPVKRVDNMSMAWGLEARVPFLDHDLVELAAMCPPELKLADGGKGVLKAIGRRIIPPEVIDRPKGYFPVPAITHLQGKVLDLVKDALSSDAARDRGLFRPEYVRELLADPNGELTPLRGNKLWQLGLLELWLQTHAV, from the coding sequence ATGTGCGGCCTCTGCGGCGAGATCACTTTTGACGGGACCACGGCCGACACGACCGCGGTCGCCCGCATGGTCGAGGCCCTGGTCCCCCGTGGCCCGGACGGGCAGGGATCGTGGAGCAACGGGCGGGTGGCCTTCGGGCACCGCCGGCTCTCGGTCATCGACCTCTCCACCTGCGGCTCTCAGCCGATGGTGGACAACGAGCTGGGCCTGACCGCGGTCTTCAACGGCTGCATCTACGACTACCAGGAGCTGCGGGCCGAGCTGGAGGGCCACGGCTACCGCTTCTTCTCCCACAGCGACACCGAGGTGATCCTCAAGGGCTACCACCACTGGGGCACCGACGTCGTCTCGCACCTGCACGGCATGTTCGCCTTCGTCATCGCCGAGCGGGACACCGGCCGCGTGGTCATGGCGCGCGACCGGCTGGGCATCAAGCCCCTCTACCTCTCCGAGACACCGGGCAAGCGGCTGCGCTTCGCCTCCACGCTGCCCGCGCTGCTGCGCGCCGGCGACGTCGACACCTCGGTGGATTCCGTCGCCCTGCACCACTACCTCACGTGGCACGCCGTCGTCCCGGCCCCGCGGACGATCCTCAACGGCGTCCGCAAGCTGCCTCCGGCCACCGTCCGCGTGATCGAGGCCGACGGCACGAGCACCGAGCACCGGTACTGGGAAGCGCGCTACGAGCGCCGGGCCGAGCACGCGACCTGGTCCGCCCGCGACTGGGAGGACGCCATCGAGGAGGCGCTGCGGGTCGCCGTCCGCCGCCGTCTGGTCGCCGACATCCCGGTCGGCGTGCTGCTCTCCGGAGGCCTGGACTCCAGCCTGATCGTCGGCCTGCTCGCTCAGGAGGGGCAGACCGGGCTGGCCACCTACTCGATCGGCTTCGAGTCCGTCGGCGGCCGGGAAGGGGACGAGTTCCAGTACTCCGACGTCATCGCCGAGCGCTTCGCCACCGACCACCACCGCATCCGGGTCGGCTCCGACGAGCTCGCCGGCTCGCTCGGCCACGCCATCGGCGCCATGGCCGAGCCGATGGTCAGCCACGACGTCGTCGCGTTCGACCTGCTCAGCGAGCGGGTCAGCCAGTCGATCCGGGTCGTGCAGTCCGGGCAGGGCGCCGACGAGGTGTTCGCCGGTTACCACTGGTACCCGCCGCTGGCCGGCGTCGGCCGCGAGGAGGCGGTGCAGACCTACGCGCGGGCGTTCTTCGACCGGGACCACGCGCAGATGCGGCAGGTCGTCTCCGGCCGCTACGCCCTCGACGAGGACCCGAGCCTGTCCTTCGTCCGCGCGCACATGTCCGCCGCCGGCGCCGAGACCGCGGTCGACGCCGCGCTGCGCCTGGACAGCGAGGTCATGCTGGTCGACGACCCGGTCAAGCGGGTGGACAACATGTCCATGGCCTGGGGCCTGGAGGCCCGCGTGCCCTTCCTCGACCACGACCTGGTGGAGCTGGCGGCGATGTGCCCGCCCGAGCTGAAGCTGGCCGACGGCGGCAAGGGCGTGCTCAAGGCGATCGGGCGCCGGATCATCCCGCCGGAGGTCATCGACCGCCCCAAGGGCTACTTCCCGGTGCCGGCGATCACCCACCTGCAGGGCAAGGTCCTCGACCTCGTGAAGGACGCACTGTCCAGCGACGCCGCCCGCGACCGGGGCCTGTTCCGCCCCGAGTACGTCCGCGAGCTCCTGGCCGATCCCAACGGGGAGCTGACGCCGTTGCGCGGGAACAAGCTCTGGCAGCTGGGCCTGCTCGAGCTGTGGCTCCAGACGCACGCGGTCTGA
- the ngg gene encoding N-acetylglutaminylglutamine synthetase, whose translation MAPRLAGHRRRTPVASTPDLTARSWRKPSQHQLQGMAKDVVLDMGWGRLVFGQTFDDLHGIVDALRAEETGERDICIYPRDPHVLVGLAPDELFIDPSYTYRLDLYRYRARHELIRGVFVRTATSRADMVAINEIYALNGMVVGDADVMWRNHRTRCFTYLVAEDQRTGKVVGTVTGVDHTLAFDDPEGGASLWCLAVHNQDAPPGTGEALVRVLAERYVGRGRSYLDLSVLHDNAGAIALYRKLGFTRVSAVCVKRKNPINTPLFAARPPGLEGLNPYALIIAEEALRRGVRVEVTDAEWGELRLSVGGRTVVTRESLSEFTTAVAMSRCDDKRVTRRIMERAGVRVARGALAHEEDLAAASDLVREVGEVVVKPARGEQGKGITVGVKGDAALQRAVELAATFCPDVLVEEMVPGQDLRVVVIDREVVAAAVRRPAEVIGDGRSTVTELIRATSRRRERATGGESRIPLDATTTEVVADAGYAMDDVPRNGDRIQVRRTANLHTGGTIEDVTDQLHPDIADAAVRAATALDIPVTGIDFLVPDVSGPDYVFIEANERPGLANHEPQPTAERFVDLLFPETRRRP comes from the coding sequence GTGGCACCCCGGCTGGCCGGTCACCGACGCCGCACGCCGGTGGCCAGCACCCCCGACCTCACCGCCCGGTCCTGGCGGAAGCCGTCGCAGCACCAGCTCCAGGGCATGGCGAAGGACGTCGTCCTGGACATGGGCTGGGGCCGGCTCGTCTTCGGGCAGACGTTCGACGACCTGCACGGCATCGTCGACGCCCTGCGCGCCGAGGAGACCGGTGAGCGGGACATCTGCATCTACCCGCGGGATCCGCACGTGCTGGTCGGGCTGGCGCCGGACGAGCTGTTCATCGACCCCAGCTACACCTACCGGCTGGACCTGTACCGCTACCGCGCCCGGCATGAGCTCATCCGCGGGGTGTTCGTGCGCACGGCCACCTCGCGCGCGGACATGGTGGCGATCAACGAGATCTACGCCCTCAACGGCATGGTGGTCGGCGACGCCGACGTCATGTGGCGCAACCACCGCACCCGCTGCTTCACCTACCTGGTCGCCGAGGACCAGCGGACCGGGAAGGTCGTCGGCACGGTCACCGGGGTCGACCACACCCTGGCCTTCGACGACCCGGAGGGCGGCGCCAGCCTGTGGTGCCTGGCCGTGCACAACCAGGACGCCCCGCCCGGAACCGGCGAGGCCCTGGTGCGGGTGCTCGCCGAGCGCTACGTCGGCCGCGGCCGGTCGTACCTGGACCTCTCGGTCCTGCACGACAACGCCGGCGCGATCGCCCTCTACCGGAAGCTGGGGTTCACCCGGGTCTCCGCTGTCTGCGTCAAGCGCAAGAACCCCATCAACACGCCGCTGTTCGCCGCCCGGCCGCCCGGGCTGGAGGGGCTCAACCCCTACGCGCTGATCATCGCCGAGGAGGCGCTGCGCCGAGGTGTCCGCGTGGAGGTCACCGACGCCGAGTGGGGGGAGCTGCGGCTGTCGGTCGGGGGCCGCACGGTCGTGACCCGTGAGTCGCTCTCGGAGTTCACCACCGCGGTGGCCATGAGCCGGTGCGACGACAAGCGGGTCACCCGCCGGATCATGGAGCGGGCGGGGGTGCGGGTGGCGCGCGGGGCGCTGGCGCACGAGGAGGACCTCGCGGCCGCGTCGGACCTCGTGCGCGAGGTCGGCGAGGTCGTCGTCAAGCCGGCCCGCGGGGAGCAGGGCAAGGGCATCACGGTCGGCGTCAAGGGCGATGCGGCGCTCCAGCGGGCGGTGGAGCTCGCGGCGACGTTCTGCCCGGACGTGCTCGTCGAGGAGATGGTGCCCGGCCAGGACCTGCGGGTGGTGGTGATCGACCGGGAGGTGGTCGCCGCGGCGGTCCGCCGTCCCGCGGAGGTGATCGGCGACGGCCGGAGCACGGTCACCGAGCTGATCCGCGCGACCAGCCGTCGCCGGGAGCGCGCGACCGGTGGCGAGTCCCGGATCCCCCTGGACGCCACGACCACCGAGGTGGTCGCCGACGCCGGCTACGCGATGGACGACGTCCCGCGCAACGGCGACCGCATCCAGGTGCGCCGGACGGCGAACCTGCACACGGGGGGCACGATCGAGGACGTCACCGACCAGCTCCACCCGGACATCGCCGACGCCGCGGTGCGGGCGGCGACCGCGCTCGACATCCCGGTCACCGGCATCGACTTCCTCGTGCCCGACGTCAGCGGCCCCGACTACGTCTTCATCGAGGCCAACGAGCGCCCGGGGCTGGCCAACCACGAGCCCCAGCCCACCGCCGAGCGCTTCGTCGACCTGCTCTTCCCGGAGACCCGCCGTCGCCCCTGA
- a CDS encoding ATP-binding cassette domain-containing protein → MIEIESVCKSYGGARVVDDVSLTIPAGGITSLIGANGAGKSTLLSIASRLLPADSGRVRVDGMDVARTPGPVLARRLAVLRQENSMTVRLTVRELVAFGRFPHSGGRLTAEDRARIDEALDWFELGPLADRHLDQLSGGQRQRAYVAMVMCQGTDYVLLDEPLNNLDMRHAVQMMRMLRGMADELGRTVVLVVHDVNVASAYSDRIVAMRDGHLVAAGPTAELMTPELLRKVFDVEVDVHELGGRRIAVPWS, encoded by the coding sequence GTGATCGAGATCGAGAGCGTCTGCAAGTCCTACGGCGGGGCCCGCGTGGTGGACGACGTGTCGCTGACCATCCCCGCCGGCGGGATCACCTCGCTGATCGGGGCGAACGGCGCGGGCAAGTCCACGCTGCTGTCCATCGCCTCCCGGCTGCTGCCGGCGGACTCCGGACGGGTGCGCGTCGACGGCATGGACGTCGCCCGGACGCCGGGGCCGGTCCTGGCCCGCCGGCTGGCGGTGCTGCGCCAGGAGAACTCGATGACCGTGCGGCTGACCGTCCGTGAGCTGGTGGCCTTCGGCCGCTTCCCGCACTCGGGCGGGCGGCTGACCGCCGAGGACCGCGCGCGCATCGACGAGGCGCTCGACTGGTTCGAGCTCGGCCCGCTGGCCGACCGGCACCTCGACCAGCTCTCCGGCGGGCAGCGGCAGCGCGCGTACGTCGCGATGGTGATGTGCCAGGGCACCGACTACGTGCTGCTCGACGAGCCGCTCAACAACCTCGACATGCGGCACGCGGTCCAGATGATGCGGATGCTCCGGGGGATGGCCGACGAGCTCGGCCGCACCGTGGTGCTCGTCGTCCACGACGTCAACGTCGCCTCCGCCTACTCCGACCGCATCGTGGCGATGCGCGACGGGCACCTCGTCGCCGCGGGCCCGACCGCCGAGCTGATGACCCCGGAGCTGCTGCGCAAGGTGTTCGACGTGGAGGTGGACGTCCACGAGCTCGGCGGCCGACGGATCGCCGTTCCGTGGAGTTGA
- a CDS encoding S8 family serine peptidase, with the protein MNPSSRRLLGVVSGAVVAGALLAAPAHADPPHAPVQEFLADQLAGLGAAAPTTVMVHGTDIAAARAAVEATGMRLVTEYERIGVAVASGTADQIEAARSRPGVTYLEGNTPIEFAQETSHVATRGAEAAATPTGADGGALDGRGVSVAVIDSGIDPTHPYFRNRDGSSAVVANLESLCLLEAATTTDCVVPVPGPVDTDTLSVGGHGTHVSGIVAGRPTTLADGGQVQGAAPGASVVSISTGAVLLVVGADSALNWVLENHHAPCGAGVPADVCPPIKVTNNSYGPTGGGAFDPDSATVKLQRALAAEGVVTVWAAGNDGGDGSASLTNPPGQDPTGGILSVASYYDRDTGTRDGVVSEYSSRGAAADPSTWPDLSAPGEDITSSCRPYLPICATGLDVRNGPGLLDVGTFNTISGTSMAAPHIAGIVAQLFQADPTATPAEIEAALKLTAHRYTDGAAYQTVGGYPTSFDKGTGLVDAVAAAQALSGAPERSQGRRPATTGRPTRP; encoded by the coding sequence GTGAACCCGTCGTCCCGCCGCCTGCTCGGGGTGGTGTCCGGCGCCGTGGTCGCCGGCGCCCTCCTCGCCGCGCCCGCCCACGCCGATCCCCCGCACGCGCCGGTGCAGGAGTTCCTGGCCGACCAGCTCGCCGGGCTCGGCGCGGCTGCCCCGACGACGGTCATGGTCCACGGCACGGACATCGCCGCCGCCCGCGCCGCGGTCGAGGCGACCGGCATGCGCCTGGTCACCGAGTACGAACGCATCGGTGTCGCCGTCGCCTCGGGCACCGCCGACCAGATCGAGGCCGCGCGCAGCCGGCCCGGCGTGACCTACCTCGAGGGGAACACCCCGATCGAGTTCGCCCAGGAGACCTCCCACGTGGCCACCCGCGGCGCCGAGGCGGCTGCCACGCCGACCGGCGCGGACGGGGGCGCCCTGGACGGCCGCGGGGTGTCGGTCGCGGTGATCGACTCCGGGATCGACCCCACCCACCCCTACTTCCGCAACCGCGACGGCAGCAGCGCCGTCGTCGCCAACCTCGAGAGCCTCTGCCTGCTGGAGGCGGCGACCACCACCGACTGCGTCGTCCCGGTGCCGGGGCCCGTCGACACCGACACGCTGTCGGTCGGCGGTCACGGCACCCACGTGAGCGGCATCGTCGCCGGCCGGCCGACCACGCTGGCCGACGGCGGGCAGGTCCAGGGCGCCGCCCCCGGCGCGAGCGTGGTCTCGATCTCCACCGGCGCGGTGCTGCTCGTCGTGGGCGCCGACTCCGCGCTGAACTGGGTGCTGGAGAACCACCACGCCCCCTGCGGCGCCGGCGTCCCCGCCGACGTCTGCCCGCCGATCAAGGTGACCAACAACAGCTACGGGCCCACCGGTGGTGGCGCGTTCGACCCGGACTCCGCCACCGTCAAGCTGCAGCGCGCGCTGGCGGCCGAGGGCGTCGTGACCGTGTGGGCCGCCGGCAACGACGGGGGCGACGGCTCCGCCTCGCTCACCAACCCGCCCGGCCAGGACCCGACCGGCGGGATCCTGTCGGTGGCCTCCTACTACGACCGGGACACCGGCACCCGGGACGGCGTGGTCAGCGAGTACTCCTCGCGGGGCGCGGCGGCCGACCCCTCGACGTGGCCGGACCTCTCCGCCCCCGGCGAGGACATCACCTCCTCCTGCCGCCCCTACCTGCCGATCTGCGCCACGGGGCTGGACGTCCGCAACGGCCCGGGCCTGCTCGACGTCGGCACCTTCAACACGATCAGCGGGACGTCGATGGCGGCGCCGCACATCGCCGGCATCGTCGCCCAGCTCTTCCAGGCCGACCCCACGGCCACCCCGGCGGAGATCGAGGCGGCGCTCAAGCTCACCGCGCACCGGTACACCGACGGGGCGGCCTACCAGACCGTCGGCGGGTACCCGACGTCGTTCGACAAGGGCACCGGCCTGGTCGACGCCGTCGCGGCGGCGCAGGCCCTCTCCGGGGCGCCCGAGCGCTCGCAGGGTCGCCGCCCGGCCACCACGGGGCGCCCCACCCGGCCCTGA
- a CDS encoding siderophore ABC transporter substrate-binding protein, which yields MRTAARPLAALALPLSVVLALSACGDSADAAPAGDPAAGAAEVTVSHAQGESTVPVDPETVVVFDVGALSTLDSLGVDVAGVPEAAYPESLEEYAGDDHTKVGSLFEPDYEAVNALEPDLIIVGGRSAAAYPQLAEIAPTIDLTVDNGNFLESFEERVTTLAEVFGEEDAVADRLAALDERVAEVRAAAQDAGTGLFVMTNAGELSAYGPDTRFGMVYDELGVSAADENLTAADHGDAVSFEYLAEKDPDMLFVLDRDAAIGESGTAAEQVLDNELVAATSAAQNDEIHYLDSAVWYIAPTGLPSVETMVEEIAAAVE from the coding sequence ATGCGCACCGCCGCCCGGCCTCTCGCGGCCCTCGCCCTCCCCCTGTCCGTGGTCCTGGCGCTGTCGGCCTGCGGTGACTCCGCCGACGCCGCCCCAGCCGGCGACCCGGCCGCCGGGGCCGCGGAGGTCACCGTCTCCCACGCCCAGGGCGAGAGCACCGTCCCGGTCGACCCGGAGACGGTCGTGGTCTTCGACGTCGGAGCGCTGTCCACTCTCGACAGCCTCGGGGTCGACGTCGCCGGCGTCCCGGAGGCGGCCTACCCCGAGTCGCTGGAGGAGTACGCCGGCGACGACCACACCAAGGTCGGCTCCCTGTTCGAGCCGGACTACGAGGCGGTCAACGCCCTCGAGCCCGACCTCATCATCGTGGGCGGCCGCTCCGCGGCGGCGTACCCGCAGCTGGCCGAGATCGCGCCCACGATCGACCTCACGGTTGACAACGGCAACTTCCTGGAGTCCTTCGAGGAGCGGGTGACCACCCTGGCCGAGGTGTTCGGCGAGGAGGACGCGGTCGCCGACCGGCTGGCCGCCCTGGACGAGCGGGTCGCGGAGGTCAGGGCCGCGGCCCAGGACGCCGGCACCGGCCTGTTCGTGATGACCAACGCCGGCGAGCTCTCCGCCTACGGGCCCGACACCCGCTTCGGCATGGTCTACGACGAGCTCGGCGTTTCCGCGGCCGACGAGAACCTGACCGCGGCCGACCACGGCGACGCCGTCTCCTTCGAGTACCTCGCGGAGAAGGACCCCGACATGCTGTTCGTGCTGGACCGGGACGCCGCCATCGGCGAGTCCGGTACCGCGGCCGAGCAGGTGCTCGACAACGAGCTCGTCGCCGCCACGTCCGCTGCGCAGAACGACGAGATCCACTACCTCGACTCCGCCGTCTGGTACATCGCCCCCACGGGCCTGCCGTCGGTCGAGACCATGGTGGAGGAGATCGCCGCCGCGGTGGAGTGA
- a CDS encoding flavin reductase family protein: MPADAVPEPPRIVDPRVLRDVLGHFASGVTVVTADTPDGPIGFTCQSFSSLSLDPPLVAFAPARTSRTWTRLREIGRFCVNVLAEGQDAVSQNFARSGADKFAGVPWRASAHGSPVLDDVVAWIDGELWAEYDGGDHTIVVARVLDLGAAPDRRPLLFHRGAYGLLRDRGD; encoded by the coding sequence ATGCCGGCCGACGCGGTGCCCGAGCCGCCGCGGATCGTCGACCCCCGGGTGCTGCGCGACGTACTGGGCCACTTCGCCTCCGGGGTGACCGTAGTCACGGCGGACACCCCGGACGGGCCGATCGGGTTCACCTGCCAGTCCTTCAGCTCCCTCTCCCTCGACCCTCCGCTGGTCGCCTTCGCCCCGGCGCGCACCTCCCGCACCTGGACGCGCCTGCGGGAGATCGGGCGGTTCTGCGTCAACGTGCTGGCCGAGGGGCAGGACGCCGTCTCGCAGAACTTCGCCCGGTCCGGCGCCGACAAGTTCGCGGGCGTGCCCTGGCGGGCGAGCGCCCACGGCTCACCCGTGCTCGACGACGTGGTGGCCTGGATCGACGGCGAGCTGTGGGCGGAGTACGACGGCGGCGACCACACGATCGTCGTGGCCCGGGTGCTCGACCTGGGGGCCGCGCCCGACCGCCGTCCCCTGCTCTTCCACCGCGGCGCCTATGGGCTGCTGCGCGACCGCGGGGACTGA
- a CDS encoding iron chelate uptake ABC transporter family permease subunit codes for MTRSTVDAAPPPVSPPTEGRRRGVRRWHVAGALLLLLTASLASLFIGVSDLSPLDLLEPDEGQVRVFLVSRVPRLAAILLAGSAMAVAGLVMMSLTRNRFVSPQTAGTTEWVGLGIVVATLWFGGTSLIGKMAIATVFALVGTFFFVWLLRRIVLTDMIVVPLVGILLGGVVLAATMFLAYRFDLLQSLDAWMNGDFSGVLAGRYELLYLVLAATVVAYLYADRFSVAGMGESFAVNLGIAYTRVVTVGLVISSVVTAIVVVSVGSIPFLGLVVPNLVTLAMGDNLRRVLPVTALTGAAFVLVCDVLGRTIRAPYEIPVGTIGGVIGGVLFIALLLRARTKGAS; via the coding sequence ATGACCCGCAGCACGGTTGACGCCGCCCCTCCCCCGGTCTCCCCGCCGACGGAGGGGCGCCGTCGTGGTGTCCGCCGGTGGCACGTGGCGGGAGCGCTGCTGCTCCTGCTCACCGCCTCCCTGGCCTCGCTGTTCATCGGCGTCAGCGACCTGTCGCCGCTCGACCTGCTGGAGCCCGACGAGGGGCAGGTACGGGTGTTCCTCGTCAGCCGGGTGCCCCGGCTCGCGGCGATCCTGCTGGCCGGGTCGGCGATGGCCGTCGCCGGGCTGGTGATGATGTCGCTGACCCGCAACCGGTTCGTCTCGCCGCAGACCGCCGGCACCACCGAGTGGGTCGGGCTCGGCATCGTCGTGGCGACGCTGTGGTTCGGCGGCACCTCGCTGATCGGCAAGATGGCCATCGCGACGGTGTTCGCGCTGGTCGGCACGTTCTTCTTCGTCTGGCTGCTGCGCCGCATCGTGCTGACCGACATGATCGTGGTGCCGCTGGTCGGCATCCTGCTCGGCGGCGTGGTGCTCGCGGCGACCATGTTCCTGGCCTACCGGTTCGACCTCCTGCAGTCGCTCGACGCCTGGATGAACGGTGACTTCTCCGGCGTGCTGGCCGGGCGTTACGAGCTGCTGTACCTGGTGCTGGCCGCGACCGTGGTGGCCTACCTGTACGCCGACCGCTTCTCCGTCGCGGGCATGGGCGAGAGCTTCGCCGTCAACCTCGGGATCGCCTACACGCGCGTGGTCACCGTCGGGCTGGTCATCTCCTCCGTGGTCACCGCCATCGTGGTGGTCAGCGTGGGCTCCATCCCGTTCCTCGGCCTGGTCGTGCCCAACCTGGTCACCCTGGCGATGGGCGACAACCTGCGCCGGGTGCTGCCGGTGACCGCGCTGACCGGCGCGGCGTTCGTCCTCGTCTGCGACGTCCTCGGCCGCACGATCCGCGCCCCGTACGAGATCCCGGTCGGCACCATCGGCGGGGTCATCGGCGGCGTCCTGTTCATCGCGCTGCTGCTGCGCGCCCGCACGAAGGGTGCCTCGTGA